In a genomic window of Melopsittacus undulatus isolate bMelUnd1 chromosome 1, bMelUnd1.mat.Z, whole genome shotgun sequence:
- the LOC115946444 gene encoding ubiquitin carboxyl-terminal hydrolase CYLD-like — protein MTMTSLAPSSGDGNCYYILTEDCSYGSKLFQAGNLCFCSERSYLRNFSDDRRPTCFLRVIMLDDSSTVTLNMEILQPVPEKVASFLLAISSHSERLNYFLDRVNLEAALRALPGHRVMAKTEHQYFPGIIRYIGSIYRRTAVLSPFFFGVELQGEGENRGCSDGTYRGTEYFKCKKNCGIFLPFTKVQFVPDDNHGKQKPKADTEEVVPVKAGDAVSFYVDKVLTKGIAMEVYKKGTQWLVKICPEEEGTTDIFREIPLDSVVKENLQSLFPPFESNMGSGPPNQMKQEISESSEECDGGNSLEVNSMVQITLDKGTRVSGIIRWLGYLPQFEHKMAGVELDEDKGISDGEWLGKYYFHCAPKRGLFVKLQCCQPDVRFQSSHSSYLSLIDNGGQEVLPQPPDSFPPLRNEAAVRVLCGRMKGIQGHCNSCYMDAALFSLFSCTSVVDSMLFKPFLLCDRNVQSILRDEIVNPLRRTGFVNAKSVMHLREQLTDKGQCSSFTNAEKDPEEFLSLIMHQIVGIEPLLKLQSGGQKEQDCCCYQIFMDKQEDLVVPDVQQLVERSFLSSDLKLVEIPSCFIIQMPRFGKEYKMFSKIIPSLELDVTDLLLDSPRECCLCGDVATLECSECFKDKVFAATGLKQFCSSCSRQVHSHYHRKTHKPKELQIPEEFHTRSARGCQLVPREKMELFAVLCIETSHYVSFVKYGPGNDHWMFFDSMADRHGGENGFNIPTVTLCPEVAKYLDLPLAALAVEQPRDMDGVAKRLFCDAYMYMYQSKKMALYK, from the exons ATGACAATGACCAGCCTCGCGCCTTCCTCAGGAGATGGCAACTGCTATTACATCCTGACAGAAGACTGTTCCTATGGCAGCAAGTTATTCCAAGCTGGAAACTTGTGTTTCTGCAGCGAGAGGAGTTACCTGCGCAACTTCTCTGACGACAGACGCCCCACTTGCTTCTTGAGGGTCATCATGTTGGATGACAGCTCCACCGTCACCCTCAACATGGAGATCCTTCAACCTGTGCCTGAGAAGGTggcctccttcctcctggccatCAGCAGCCACTCTGAAAGGCTGAACTACTTCTTGGACAGGGTGAACCTCGAGGCAGCTCTGAGGGCTCTGCCTGGCCACAGGGTGATGGCTAAGACTGAGCACCAGTATTTCCCTGGAATCATCCGATACATTGGGAGCATTTATAGAAGAACTGCTGTGTTGTCTCCCTTCTTCTTTGGGGTGGAGTTACAG ggtgaaggagaaaacagagggTGCAGCGATGGGACCTACCGTGGCACTGAATATTTCAAGTGTAAGAAGAACTGTGGGATCTTCCTGCCATTTACCAAAGTCCAGTTTGTTCCAGATGACAACCATGGAAAGCAGAAGCCAAAAGCAGACACGGAGGAGGTAGTCCCTGTGAAAGCAGGAGATGCAGTTAGCTTCTATGTGGACAAGGTCCTCACCAAAGGAATAGCCATGGAAGTTTATAAGAAGGGAACCCAGTGGCTTGTTAAAATCTGTCCG gaagaagaaggaacaaCTGACATTTTCAGAGAAATCCCTCTGGATTCTGTTGTGAAAGAAAACTTGCAAA GTTTATTTCCACCCTTTGAGTCCAACATGGGCTCGGGACCCCCAAACCAGATGAAACAAGAGATCAGTGAGAGCAGTGAGGAGTGTGATGGGGGGAATTCGCTGGAAGTGAACTCCATGGTCCAGATCACCTTGGACAAAGGAACTCGGGTTTCAGGAATCATCCGCTGGTTGGGTTACCTGCCCCAGTTTGAGCACAAGATGGCAGGAGTTGAACTG gATGAAGATAAGGGGATCAGTGATGGTGAATGGTTGGGCAAATACTACTTCCACTGTGCTCCGAAGCGTGGCCTCTTTGTgaagctgcagtgctgccaACCTGATGTTCGCTTCCAGAGTTCACACAGCAGTTATTTGAGCCTCATAGATAATG GAGGACAAGAAGTTCTTCCCCAACCTCCAGACAGTTTTCCTCCCCTCAGGAATGAGGCAGCAGTGCGTGTCCTGTGCGGGCGGATGAAGGGGATTCAAGGCCATTGTAATTCCTGCTATATGGATGCAGCTCTCTTCAG CCTCTTCTCCTGTACATCTGTGGTTGACTCCATGCTCTTCAAGCCCTTCCTGCTGTGTGATAGGAATGTCCAGAGCATTCTGAGGGATGAGATTGTTAATCCCCTCCGAAG GACTGGCTTTGTCAATGCCAAGAGTGTGATGCACCTCAGGGAGCAGCTGACTGACAAGGGCCAGTGTTCAAGCTTTACCAATGCTGAGAAAG ATCCTGAGGAATTCCTCAGTCTCATCATGCATCAGATTGTGGGGATAGAACCACTCTTGAAACTGCA GTCAGGAGGCCAGAAGGAGCAGGACTGTTGCTGTTACCAGATATTTATGGACAAACAGGAGGACCTGGTGGTTCCTGACGTGCAGCAGTTAGTGGAACGCTCCTTCCTGTCCTCTGATCTGAAGCTAGTGGAG ATCCCATCATGCTTCATAATCCAAATGCCACGTTTTGGGAAGGAATACAAAATGTTCAGCAAAATCATTCCTTCCTTGGAGCTGGATGTAACAGATCTGCTGCTTGACA GTCCCAGGGAATGCTGCTTGTGTGGAGATGTTGCCACCCTGGAGTGTTCAGAGTGTTTCAAAGACAAGGTGTTTGCAGCTACAGGCCTGAAGCagttctgcagctcctgctccagacAG GTTCACTCCCATTACCACCGCAAAACGCACAAGCCAAAAGAGCTTCAAATTCCAGAGGAATTCCACACCCGGAGCGCCCGGGGCTGCCAGCTGGTCCCTCGTGAGAAGATGGAGCTCTTTGCAGTGCTCTGCATCGAGACCAGTCACTATGTGTCCTTTGTGAAGTATGGCCCTGGGAATGACCACTGGATGTTCTTCGACAGCATGGCTGACAGGCACG GTGGTGAAAATGGCTTCAACATTCCCACAGTAACACTGTGCCCTGAAGTTGCCAAATACTTGGACTTGCCACTGGCTGCGCTGGCTGTGGAGCAGCCTCGGGACATGGATGGAGTGGCCAAGCGCCTCTTCTGTGATGCCTACATGTACATGTACCAGAGCAAGAAGATGGCACTTTACAAGTGa